The Polyodon spathula isolate WHYD16114869_AA unplaced genomic scaffold, ASM1765450v1 scaffolds_1362, whole genome shotgun sequence DNA segment TTGCAATTGCAtttgtagttgtttgtttttttcttttttgtttttcgtttaaAACCACGAATTATGCTGCCAGTAGTTCGCAAAATGTTGTTAGCTGGCACTATACTGTCTGCGGGTCTCGTTGGGTACCTCTGGAGGGACACGTTTGAATCAGGTATGTGCAAAATCCTTCACCTCCCTTCCTTTCCAATGCTTTATTGGACCTATATGAATCTAGAGCAGTATAATCCCTGTTTAGACTGCATTTGCATATCTTTCGATCTACCCCTGCTACAATGCTGCACACGCCTGACCCAAGCACCATGTTATCGGATTCTCAGCTGATGCGTTAGCCTTGCACTATTAGCGTTTGCTCTGGAGAGACGGGCGCAGGTCAGGCTGTCAAATTTGCTTGCCATATGTTCAATCGAAACCAAACTTTGTCGTGGACCTATATTTCAGTTTTGAAGTGTGTGCATATTAAAAATAGAAGCATCGTATTTTAAGTTGGAGGGCACCGTGTATTAAAGCTGTTTACGGCCCCTGGTTCACATTTGAACTGGTGTCGCTTTATCgttcaatacaatacattacatagAAGCGGGCATCAGATGTTTCCgagtttagttttaaatgtatttcacacACTGTCTTTCCTGGGGTTGTTTCTTTCTCTGTCAGGTTTGCTCAGTCGTTCAGTTCAGCTCAGTGGGTGAAAGTTTCGTCAAAATGAATTAATCCATCATAATTCACAGATTCTGCTCAAAACCACGAACAATATCCTAAAGCCTTGCGAGGAAATAAAGGTctgctgtacaaataaaaaaaaaaaaattgtaaaacgaTATAGACTGGTAAACCTGATGCAAGCGTGTTTACATGTGGGCTGTTTTATGTTATTCATGTTTGCGCTAGGGCCCAGTGgtgggttaatccggccctgcctGAAATACCAGTTAGCGAACTTGTTATATTAAAGTGTTTAGTATCAACTATgcaattcattttgaaatctTTTACCCGTTAATAGATCTTTGTTGTTAAATTGAACGGCCAGTGGACCAGTTTGCGCAAACACTTTCTAGTCCAGTCACATACTGCCGCCTGAACCAGCTTGGAGCACCATTATATAAGGGGTAGCCCCCTGGAAAGACTTGCGTATACTCAGAGTTGCAAGTCATAATCACACATACAACATTTCTCActatatatttcaattaaatgaaTAGTATTTGACAGTGCCTGCACTGCGCTTCAGTGCACAGTACAATCTGTAGTGCAGTGCAACCTTACCCTGAAAAAGGGTAAACCAGTTTTTTTATATGGTGCTGGACGCAAACGCAAATTCAGATTAGTTATAAAGTTCATGCTACAGTGAAGGTTTCTGGTCCAAGTgcagtttttatgttttgtacATGCTTTTATCTGGTGTGAAGTTGTTTTTCAtgctttaatataataataataataaattatataatactaatattataaaTTAAAGGCAGGCTGCATTGTTCCAGTCAATTCTTCATTTTCTTAGCCTCCATAATCTGTGGCACATGAATGagcccccccctaccccccccccgcAGTATACACCAATAACtgcatgagttatttaaataatttggtaTGTTTTGATATGATTGAAACTGTTGAAGCGAATAGCCACCATGTGATTTCACAGCATATGGATCGCACATTACCTATTGTAGGTTGTGTTGATGGGGAGAGGGTATTGGGTTATTAAGCATCTTGTGTCTTTGCTGTCAGACTCGCTAAAGGGAGCCCGGGTTCTAGTCACTGGAGCCAGTACAGGGATCGGGGAGCAGATGGCCTATCATTACGCACGGTTCGGGGCGCAGATCGTCCTCACAGCCCGGAGGGGAGCTGTACTGGAGCAGGTGAGCGAGTGTCTTGAAACGTAATGCAATTTGTATCCTATGCAGGGGTGGAGGGTGCAAACCTTTCAGTCAGTGTCTGAACGCAGTGGCAGTTCCTTTCAGCCAGTGTCTGAATCTAATGGCAGTTTCCGTTGCAGAAACTCAACACCCAGGCCTGGGATTAATTCAGAATTCGGGAGATCAAGACAAACGCCACACTATTTAGCAGAACATGGTTTTATTGAAGATTTGTGAATTCAATGGACAATTGAAAACTTGGAAATTACAACAGAGTATTGATACAAAGTGTGGCCTTCTGCTGATAGGCTTAGTTAGACCATTGcctaataaacattttaaagcgAGTAGTGGCAAAGCTATTATAAAGTACAACCATGGCTCGACCATAAACCCAGATTTTATTCAGACTCCAGTGCTCACTAACATACGTTGTTTGCATGTGATGACGGGATGATCCATTCAGGGATACCAGGATATTTAGTGAGCAACAGGTCTTTTTTGTAAATTCACATTCAGTCATCTGTCCCAATATTTGTTTGAGGGGAGTGTACATGTACAGTGCAGAACTGTGAGAAAGCTAAATCCAGACTATAAGCACCTATCTTCAGTCATCTTGCTGTATATTTACTCAGTGTTCGAAAGGTTAAGGACGACTTTAATTTGCACAGGTTTTATTCATGTCAGATTCCTGAGTTGTGCAGTTTGTTGTCACCAGGTTGTAAAAAAGTGTTTGAAGTTAGGAGCTGAGAAAGCACTGTACATCGCTGCAGACATGGCAGTGCCTACAGATCCTGACAGAGTGCTCAAGTTTGCAGCAAAGAGCTTGGGTGAGTGTTAGTAGAAGAGTAACCATACGCTCAAGATCTGATGCGATATATGCAGGACACAATAAAAACTTTGCGTAATGTTTAAcaagataaaataataattaacaatgaaCTGACTTGTTTGCCAAACTTCAGATACACTTGGTTGATTCATAATACATTGCTTCCTGGTACTTTTATATTGGGACCT contains these protein-coding regions:
- the LOC121309572 gene encoding hydroxysteroid 11-beta-dehydrogenase 1-like protein isoform X2, whose product is MLPVVRKMLLAGTILSAGLVGYLWRDTFESDSLKGARVLVTGASTGIGEQMAYHYARFGAQIVLTARRGAVLEQVVKKCLKLGAEKALYIAADMAVPTDPDRVLKFAAKSLGGLDYLVLNHIGSSPFQMWNGDVDHARWLMQE